The proteins below are encoded in one region of Flavobacterium nackdongense:
- a CDS encoding aminopeptidase P family protein produces the protein MKYHQIDRQLYIKNRAKFTAQMKPNSVAVFNSNDIYPVSADSTLPFAQHRDILYLSGVDQEESILLLFPDAPYENQREMLFLKETSEHIAIWEGEKLTKDRAFEVSGIKTVHWLQDFEKVLFEMMTYSDTIYINTNEHYRATVETETREARFVKWWKAKYPAHQVAKSNPILQRIRSVKETEELDLIQTACDITEKGFRRLLPFVKPNVMEYEIEAELIHEFIRNRSKGFAYTPIIASGNNANVLHYIENNQQCKAGDLILLDVAAEYANYSSDLTRTIPVSGRYSDRQKAVYNAVLRVKNEATKMLTPGTLWKQYHFEVGKLMTSELLGLGLIDKADVQNENPDWPAYKKYFMHGTSHHMGLDTHDYGKLTEPMQANMVFTVEPGIYIPAEGLGIRLEDNVVVQKTGEPFNLMRNIPIEIEEIEMLMNS, from the coding sequence ATGAAATACCATCAAATAGACCGACAACTTTACATAAAAAATCGCGCAAAATTCACGGCTCAAATGAAGCCAAATAGCGTAGCAGTTTTCAATTCAAACGACATTTATCCCGTTTCGGCCGACAGCACGTTGCCTTTTGCACAACATCGTGATATTCTCTATTTGAGCGGCGTTGACCAAGAAGAAAGCATTTTATTGCTTTTTCCGGATGCGCCGTATGAAAACCAAAGAGAAATGCTTTTCCTAAAAGAAACCAGCGAACACATTGCCATTTGGGAGGGCGAAAAACTAACCAAAGATCGCGCTTTTGAAGTTTCGGGAATAAAAACCGTGCATTGGTTGCAAGATTTCGAGAAAGTTTTATTCGAAATGATGACCTATTCCGATACGATTTATATTAACACCAACGAGCATTATCGCGCCACCGTTGAAACTGAAACCCGAGAAGCCCGTTTTGTAAAATGGTGGAAAGCCAAATATCCTGCACATCAGGTTGCCAAAAGCAATCCGATTTTGCAACGAATACGTTCCGTTAAAGAGACTGAAGAATTAGATTTAATTCAAACTGCCTGCGATATTACCGAAAAAGGGTTCAGAAGACTACTTCCTTTTGTAAAACCCAATGTGATGGAATACGAAATCGAGGCCGAACTGATTCACGAATTTATTCGCAATCGTTCCAAGGGTTTTGCTTATACTCCTATTATCGCTTCTGGAAATAATGCCAATGTTTTGCACTATATCGAAAACAACCAACAGTGCAAAGCCGGAGATTTAATTTTATTGGACGTTGCCGCCGAATACGCCAATTATTCCAGCGATTTAACCCGAACAATTCCTGTTTCAGGACGTTATTCCGACAGACAAAAAGCGGTTTACAATGCCGTTTTGAGAGTAAAAAATGAAGCTACTAAAATGCTTACTCCCGGAACACTTTGGAAACAATATCATTTTGAAGTAGGTAAATTAATGACTTCGGAGTTGCTCGGATTAGGGCTTATCGATAAAGCCGATGTGCAAAACGAAAACCCAGATTGGCCAGCCTACAAAAAATATTTTATGCACGGCACTTCACACCATATGGGATTGGACACCCACGATTACGGAAAACTAACTGAACCGATGCAAGCCAATATGGTTTTCACCGTAGAACCTGGAATCTACATTCCTGCCGAAGGATTGGGAATTCGATTAGAAGACAATGTGGTGGTTCAAAAAACGGGGGAGCCATTTAATTTAATGCGCAACATTCCGATTGAAATTGAGGAAATTGAAATGCTTATGAATTCTTAA
- a CDS encoding succinate dehydrogenase cytochrome b subunit yields MAKSAILKSSIAKKVAMALSGLFLIMFLSLHFFINMVSVFSAESFNAMSHFMGYNPLIQFVMQPVLIAGVVFHFVMGFVLELKNRSARPVAYVKYNGAANASWASRNMIISGVVVLAFLGLHMYDFWFAEMNYKYIAVNEINETRYYEELIHKFVSPVRTGLYSIAFLLLSVHLWHGFTSSLQSIGFDNKIGKSLHSICYAFAIVVPFGFIFIALFHHFNH; encoded by the coding sequence ATGGCAAAATCTGCAATATTGAAGTCGTCAATAGCTAAAAAAGTGGCAATGGCGCTTTCAGGACTTTTTTTGATTATGTTTCTATCGCTCCACTTTTTTATTAATATGGTTTCGGTTTTTAGTGCCGAATCGTTTAATGCGATGTCACATTTTATGGGGTACAATCCTTTAATCCAATTTGTTATGCAACCGGTTTTAATTGCTGGAGTTGTTTTTCACTTTGTTATGGGTTTTGTTTTAGAACTAAAAAATAGAAGCGCTAGACCCGTTGCTTATGTGAAATATAATGGAGCTGCAAATGCCTCTTGGGCTTCCAGAAATATGATTATTTCCGGAGTGGTTGTGTTGGCTTTTTTAGGCTTGCATATGTACGATTTTTGGTTTGCCGAAATGAATTATAAGTACATCGCGGTAAATGAAATTAACGAAACGAGATACTATGAAGAATTGATTCATAAATTCGTGAGTCCAGTTCGCACCGGATTGTATAGTATTGCTTTCTTGTTGCTGTCGGTTCACCTTTGGCACGGATTCACTTCTTCTTTGCAATCAATAGGATTTGATAATAAAATTGGAAAATCATTGCATTCTATATGCTACGCTTTTGCAATTGTAGTTCCTTTTGGATTTATTTTCATTGCACTATTTCATCATTTTAATCATTAA
- a CDS encoding fumarate reductase/succinate dehydrogenase flavoprotein subunit, with the protein MKLDSKIPEGHISQKWTDYKDHLKLVAPNNRPKIDIIVVGTGLAGASAAASFAEMGYNVKAFCYQDSPRRAHSIAAQGGINAAKNYQNDGDSIYRLFYDTIKGGDYRAREANVHRLAEVSGNIIDQCVAQGVPFARDYGGYLDNRSFGGTQLQRTFYAAGQTGQQLLLGAYSALSRQIGLGKIEMYNRHEMLELVKVNGKARGIIARNLVTGELERHSAHAVIIATGGYGNVYFLSTNAMGSNVTAGWKVHKQGALFANPCYVQIHPTCIPVHGTNQSKLTLMSESLRNSGRIWVPKKKEDAAAIREGKLKASQIAEEDRDYYLERKYPSYGNLAPRDISSRAAKEVCDAGHGIEANDTNEGVYLDFSTEIQSKGKQAAFAKGNHNPSQEEIVTLGKKWLEEKYGNLFTMYQKITDENPYETPMKIYPAVHYTMGGVWVDYNLQSTIPGCFVAGEANFSDHGANRLGASALMQGLADGYFVLPYTVSDYLADDIRTGKISTDLPEFAAAEKNVKDSIDKFLNNNGTKTVDHFHKRLGLIMWNKVGMGRTAKGLTEAISEIAALKAEFLKDVYVPGSADELNPELEKALRVADFIELGQLMAIDALQRNESCGGHFREEYQDAEGETLRDDVNFKFVGAWEYKGDDISKEELHKEDLNYEFIKIAARNYK; encoded by the coding sequence ATGAAACTAGATTCTAAAATACCTGAAGGTCACATTTCACAAAAATGGACTGATTATAAAGATCACTTAAAGTTAGTTGCTCCAAACAACCGACCAAAAATAGACATTATCGTAGTAGGAACAGGTTTGGCAGGAGCATCTGCTGCAGCCTCTTTTGCTGAAATGGGTTATAATGTCAAAGCATTTTGCTACCAAGATTCTCCACGTCGTGCACACTCGATTGCTGCGCAAGGAGGAATCAATGCTGCAAAAAATTATCAAAATGATGGAGACAGTATCTATCGTTTGTTTTATGATACAATCAAAGGTGGAGATTACAGAGCGCGTGAGGCAAACGTACACCGTTTAGCTGAAGTTTCTGGAAATATCATCGACCAATGTGTGGCTCAGGGAGTGCCATTCGCCCGTGATTACGGAGGATATTTAGACAACCGTTCATTTGGTGGTACTCAATTGCAACGTACTTTTTATGCAGCTGGACAAACTGGACAACAGTTGTTATTAGGAGCTTATTCTGCGCTTTCTAGACAAATTGGTCTAGGAAAAATAGAGATGTACAATCGCCACGAAATGTTGGAATTGGTAAAAGTAAATGGAAAAGCTCGCGGAATCATAGCTCGTAACTTGGTTACAGGAGAATTAGAAAGACATTCTGCTCACGCTGTCATTATTGCAACCGGAGGATACGGAAATGTGTATTTCCTTTCGACCAACGCTATGGGATCGAATGTTACAGCTGGTTGGAAAGTGCACAAACAAGGTGCTTTATTTGCCAATCCTTGTTATGTTCAAATTCACCCAACCTGTATTCCAGTTCACGGAACCAATCAATCTAAATTGACTTTGATGTCGGAGTCGTTAAGAAACTCTGGACGTATTTGGGTTCCTAAGAAAAAAGAAGATGCAGCAGCCATTCGTGAAGGAAAATTGAAAGCCTCACAAATAGCCGAAGAAGATAGAGATTACTATTTAGAAAGAAAATATCCATCTTACGGAAATTTGGCTCCTAGAGATATTTCTTCGAGAGCGGCCAAAGAAGTATGTGACGCTGGTCACGGTATCGAAGCTAACGATACCAACGAAGGGGTTTATTTGGATTTCTCTACTGAGATTCAATCTAAAGGAAAACAAGCGGCTTTCGCTAAAGGAAATCACAATCCTTCGCAAGAAGAAATCGTGACTTTAGGTAAAAAATGGTTAGAAGAAAAATATGGTAACTTGTTTACTATGTACCAGAAAATCACCGATGAGAATCCCTATGAAACGCCAATGAAAATCTATCCTGCGGTGCACTATACAATGGGTGGTGTTTGGGTCGATTATAATTTACAATCTACTATTCCAGGTTGTTTCGTTGCAGGAGAAGCTAATTTCTCGGATCACGGAGCGAATCGTTTAGGAGCTTCGGCTTTGATGCAAGGTCTTGCTGATGGTTATTTTGTATTGCCTTACACGGTTTCAGATTATTTAGCTGATGATATTCGTACTGGAAAAATTTCTACTGATTTGCCAGAATTCGCAGCTGCCGAAAAGAATGTTAAAGATTCAATTGACAAATTCTTAAACAATAACGGAACTAAAACTGTGGATCATTTCCACAAACGTTTAGGTTTGATTATGTGGAATAAAGTTGGAATGGGACGAACTGCGAAAGGTTTAACAGAAGCTATATCAGAAATTGCAGCTTTGAAAGCAGAATTTTTGAAAGATGTTTACGTTCCTGGAAGCGCAGACGAATTGAATCCAGAATTAGAAAAAGCACTTCGTGTAGCTGATTTTATCGAATTAGGACAATTGATGGCTATCGATGCTTTACAAAGAAACGAATCTTGTGGAGGTCACTTCCGTGAAGAATACCAAGATGCAGAAGGAGAAACACTTCGTGATGACGTGAACTTTAAATTTGTTGGAGCTTGGGAATACAAAGGCGATGACATCAGCAAAGAGGAACTGCATAAAGAAGATTTGAATTACGAATTTATCAAAATAGCGGCTCGTAACTATAAGTAG
- a CDS encoding nucleotidyltransferase family protein, whose translation MRTQLDIKTKLTELKPILQQKYPVAAIALFGSYARNEQTEDSDVDVMIELNGKMGIEFFRMADQIEDYLGIKTDVASRNGIKPRYFEFIKPDLIYV comes from the coding sequence ATGAGAACTCAATTAGACATAAAAACAAAGCTAACGGAACTAAAGCCAATTCTGCAACAAAAATATCCTGTTGCAGCGATTGCTTTGTTTGGTTCGTATGCCAGAAATGAGCAAACCGAAGATAGCGATGTGGATGTGATGATTGAATTGAATGGAAAAATGGGTATTGAATTTTTCCGAATGGCAGATCAAATCGAAGATTATTTAGGTATAAAAACTGATGTTGCTTCGAGAAATGGCATTAAACCACGATATTTTGAATTTATTAAGCCCGATTTAATCTATGTCTAA
- a CDS encoding HepT-like ribonuclease domain-containing protein: MQECSQRIQEYTKGYSYEDFTKDRKTVDAVVRNFEIIGEASSNIDKDFKIRTPQILWADMKNLRNRMIHDYTGVDYEIVWEIITKYLNELEFQIDNLIKEIE; encoded by the coding sequence ATTCAAGAGTGTTCCCAAAGAATTCAAGAGTATACCAAAGGGTATTCTTATGAAGATTTTACAAAAGATAGAAAAACAGTTGATGCGGTTGTTAGGAATTTTGAAATCATCGGAGAAGCAAGTTCAAATATAGATAAGGATTTTAAAATTCGAACCCCTCAAATATTGTGGGCTGATATGAAAAATTTAAGAAACCGAATGATTCACGATTATACTGGTGTTGATTATGAAATAGTTTGGGAAATTATAACAAAATATTTAAACGAATTAGAATTTCAAATAGACAATTTAATTAAAGAAATAGAATAA
- a CDS encoding succinate dehydrogenase/fumarate reductase iron-sulfur subunit has product MSAAKNINITLNIWRQKNAKANGKMETYKLNDVSTASSFLEMLDQLNEQLVNERKEPVAFDHDCREGICGMCSLYINGRAHGPDTGITTCQLHMRMFNDGDTIVIEPWRSVAFPVVKDLVVDRSSFERIQQAGGFVSVNTSGNTIDANATLVNKKDADKAFEAAACIGCGACVATCKNGSAMLFVGAKVSQYALLPQGQIEATDRVLNMVRQMDLEGFGNCTNTGACEIECPKGISLENIARMNREYLSASLK; this is encoded by the coding sequence ATGAGTGCAGCAAAAAATATCAATATAACCCTAAACATTTGGCGTCAGAAAAATGCCAAAGCTAATGGGAAAATGGAAACATACAAATTGAATGATGTTTCTACAGCCAGTTCGTTTTTGGAAATGTTAGACCAATTGAACGAACAACTAGTAAACGAAAGAAAAGAGCCAGTAGCATTCGACCACGACTGTCGTGAAGGTATTTGCGGAATGTGTTCTTTGTATATCAACGGACGAGCGCACGGACCAGACACAGGAATCACCACTTGTCAATTGCATATGAGAATGTTCAATGATGGCGATACCATCGTGATTGAGCCTTGGCGAAGTGTTGCTTTCCCAGTAGTAAAAGACTTAGTAGTAGACCGATCTTCATTCGAAAGAATTCAACAAGCCGGTGGATTCGTATCTGTAAATACTTCTGGAAACACAATCGATGCGAATGCCACTCTAGTGAACAAAAAGGATGCAGACAAAGCCTTTGAAGCAGCAGCTTGTATCGGATGCGGTGCTTGTGTAGCTACTTGTAAAAATGGCTCAGCCATGTTATTTGTTGGAGCAAAAGTATCTCAATATGCTTTATTACCACAAGGACAAATTGAAGCCACTGATCGTGTATTGAATATGGTTCGTCAAATGGATTTGGAAGGTTTTGGAAATTGTACCAACACTGGAGCTTGCGAAATTGAATGTCCAAAAGGAATTTCTTTAGAAAACATCGCTCGTATGAACAGAGAATATCTTTCTGCAAGTTTGAAATAG
- a CDS encoding amidohydrolase produces MKVALIQSNLTWENPKANRNLFEEKINTIAENVDLIVLPEMFTTGFTMNPELVFDTMEGETVSWMQSLAKAKNSAITGSLIMKETNNFYNRLVFVFPSGEIKFYDKRHLFTLAGENQVYTSGKQKLIVEYLGWKICPLVCYDLRFPVFARNVEHYDLLLYVANWPKPRVNAWDILLKARSVENMCYTIGVNRTGFDDNNYEYNGHSQVVDFLGNDVLKPQETDGIFIVTLNKEKLQETRNKLDFLNDKDSFELKT; encoded by the coding sequence ATGAAAGTAGCCTTAATCCAATCCAACTTAACTTGGGAAAACCCAAAAGCCAACCGAAATCTTTTCGAAGAAAAAATCAACACCATTGCTGAAAATGTCGATTTGATTGTACTTCCCGAAATGTTCACCACCGGATTTACAATGAATCCTGAGCTTGTTTTTGATACAATGGAAGGCGAAACTGTTTCGTGGATGCAATCGTTGGCGAAAGCCAAGAATAGCGCGATTACGGGGAGTTTGATTATGAAGGAAACTAATAATTTCTACAACAGATTGGTTTTTGTTTTTCCGTCAGGAGAGATCAAATTTTATGACAAAAGACACCTGTTTACCTTAGCGGGCGAAAACCAAGTCTATACTTCAGGCAAGCAAAAATTAATTGTGGAATATCTCGGCTGGAAAATTTGTCCGCTGGTTTGCTATGATTTGCGTTTTCCTGTTTTTGCACGAAATGTCGAACATTATGATCTATTGCTATATGTTGCCAATTGGCCAAAACCTCGCGTGAATGCCTGGGATATTTTACTCAAAGCACGCTCGGTCGAAAATATGTGTTATACTATCGGGGTAAACAGAACGGGTTTTGACGATAACAATTATGAATACAATGGACATTCACAAGTTGTTGATTTTCTTGGAAATGACGTTCTCAAACCACAAGAAACCGATGGAATTTTCATCGTAACATTAAATAAAGAAAAATTGCAAGAAACCAGAAACAAACTAGACTTCCTTAACGACAAAGATTCCTTTGAACTAAAAACTTGA